In one Pseudomonas fitomaticsae genomic region, the following are encoded:
- a CDS encoding glyoxalase superfamily protein — MSFGKTTPILRIFDEAKAVEFYVDFLGFKIDWQHRFEPGFPLYLQVSRGECVLHLSEHHGDATPGSALRIETDELEAFQQQLVAKNYKFSHPGIQAMPWGSQDMTIADPFGNRLVFTNAISL, encoded by the coding sequence ATGAGCTTCGGCAAAACCACCCCGATCCTGCGGATTTTCGATGAAGCCAAGGCCGTGGAATTCTACGTCGATTTCCTCGGCTTCAAGATCGATTGGCAGCATCGTTTCGAACCCGGTTTCCCGTTGTACCTGCAAGTCTCGCGCGGCGAGTGTGTGCTGCATTTGTCCGAACACCACGGCGATGCGACACCGGGTTCGGCCCTGCGGATCGAGACCGATGAGCTGGAGGCGTTTCAGCAGCAGTTGGTCGCCAAGAACTACAAGTTCTCGCACCCGGGCATCCAGGCCATGCCGTGGGGCAGCCAGGACATGACCATCGCCGATCCGTTCGGCAATCGCCTGGTATTCACCAACGCGATCAGCCTCTAA
- the gliR gene encoding AraC family transcriptional regulator GliR — protein sequence MQSLGFTSVPPLLKYLRHAEHLGLAIEPALTAAGLQAQQLSDNSLRLPGETHERLLDYFCEHSGDPLFGLNAANFVLPNSWSVLGYITMNCATLGDAMSRIMPFEKLVGDMGVSRAEVQDSHVHLIWSCRFERPRIRRHLVENVLGSWLQYARWIADTQLSPAAVWLEHSIPADTTLAQYEDFFECPVLFDQPYSALVVPLPYLQLPLRQADAHLLRTLEEHAQSLMATLEDASLEQRVKSILRQLLKEGLPRKEQVAEHLAVSVRTLQRQLHQAGTSYQQILDELRQELAEHYLLNSTLPIQDIAQYLGFTEPRSFHRTFKSRRGMPPGEFRQTHRVANDS from the coding sequence ATGCAATCGCTCGGCTTCACCTCCGTTCCGCCGCTGCTCAAGTACCTGCGCCATGCCGAACATCTGGGCCTGGCCATCGAGCCTGCGTTGACGGCGGCCGGGTTGCAGGCGCAGCAGTTGAGCGACAACAGCCTGCGCCTGCCGGGTGAAACCCATGAGCGGTTGCTCGATTACTTTTGCGAGCACTCGGGCGATCCGCTGTTCGGCCTCAACGCCGCGAATTTCGTCCTGCCCAACTCCTGGAGCGTGCTGGGCTACATCACCATGAATTGCGCGACACTGGGCGACGCCATGAGCCGCATCATGCCGTTCGAAAAACTGGTGGGCGACATGGGCGTCAGCCGCGCCGAGGTGCAGGACAGCCACGTGCACCTGATCTGGAGCTGCCGCTTCGAACGCCCGCGGATCCGCCGGCATCTGGTGGAGAACGTGCTCGGCTCCTGGCTGCAATACGCACGCTGGATCGCCGACACCCAACTATCACCGGCCGCCGTGTGGCTGGAACACTCGATCCCGGCGGACACGACGCTGGCGCAGTACGAAGATTTTTTCGAATGCCCGGTGCTGTTCGATCAGCCGTATTCCGCGCTGGTCGTGCCGTTGCCGTATTTGCAGTTGCCGTTGCGACAGGCCGATGCGCATTTGCTGCGCACCCTGGAAGAACACGCTCAGAGTTTGATGGCGACGCTGGAGGATGCGTCGCTGGAGCAGCGGGTCAAAAGCATTCTGCGTCAGTTGCTCAAGGAGGGCCTGCCGCGCAAGGAACAAGTGGCCGAGCATCTCGCCGTGTCCGTGCGTACCCTGCAACGCCAGCTGCATCAGGCCGGCACCTCGTATCAGCAGATTCTCGACGAACTGCGTCAGGAACTGGCTGAGCATTACCTGCTCAACAGCACCTTGCCGATTCAGGACATTGCCCAATATCTGGGCTTCACCGAACCGCGCTCGTTTCACCGCACCTTCAAGAGCCGACGCGGCATGCCGCCCGGTGAGTTTCGGCAGACTCACCGGGTAGCGAACGACAGTTAG
- a CDS encoding FAD-binding oxidoreductase, with product MRRWNGWGDATTVVELPAQGASFLHERLGEGRALPDATLEAALARVPVSRLAEHALYSIDAHDRLLHSRGQSLPDWLALREGALGNYPDAVAFPETAEHIRQLLALAQAQDLCLIPYGGGTSVAGHINPPDSARPVVTVSLARMSRLIDLDEQSLLATFGPGASGPQVESQLRARGYTLGHFPQSWELSTLGGWVASRSSGQQSLRYGRIEQLFAGGTLETFAGPLQIPTFPASAAGPDLREVVLGCEGRFGIISEVKVRVSALPADERFYGVFLPSWSKALQAIQQLAQARVPLSMLRLSNAVETETQLALAGHPQQIAWLEKYLNLRGAGQGKCLLTFGVTGNCKQNALSLSQARQHLKAFGGVFTGTLLGKKWAQNRFRFPYLRESLWNAGYVVDTLETATDWSNVDNLLNRIENSLRDALAAEGERVHVFTHLSHVYGEGSSIYTTYVFRPAADYPATLARWKALKHAASQTIVDNHGTVSHQHGVGKDHAPYLLREKGALAMDTLQALSRHFDPAGRLNPGTLLQE from the coding sequence ATGCGACGCTGGAACGGCTGGGGAGATGCAACCACGGTGGTCGAACTGCCGGCCCAGGGCGCAAGTTTTCTCCATGAGCGACTGGGGGAGGGCCGCGCGTTGCCCGACGCGACGCTGGAAGCGGCGCTGGCCCGGGTGCCGGTCTCGCGGCTGGCGGAACACGCGCTGTACAGCATCGATGCCCATGACCGTCTGCTGCACTCACGCGGGCAGAGCCTGCCGGACTGGCTGGCGTTGCGCGAAGGGGCGCTGGGCAACTATCCCGATGCCGTGGCGTTCCCCGAGACCGCCGAACACATCCGCCAATTGCTGGCGCTCGCCCAGGCGCAGGACCTGTGCCTGATCCCCTACGGCGGCGGCACGTCGGTGGCCGGGCACATCAATCCGCCGGACTCCGCGCGGCCCGTGGTGACGGTGTCTCTGGCGCGGATGAGCCGCCTGATCGACCTCGACGAACAAAGCCTGCTGGCGACTTTCGGCCCCGGCGCCAGTGGCCCGCAGGTGGAAAGTCAATTGCGCGCCCGAGGCTACACGCTGGGGCATTTCCCGCAGTCGTGGGAGCTGTCGACGCTGGGCGGCTGGGTGGCCAGTCGCTCCAGCGGTCAGCAGTCGCTGCGCTATGGGCGGATCGAGCAGTTGTTTGCCGGTGGGACCCTGGAAACCTTTGCCGGGCCGCTACAGATTCCAACCTTCCCGGCCTCGGCGGCCGGCCCTGATCTGCGCGAAGTGGTGTTGGGTTGCGAAGGGCGTTTCGGGATTATTTCCGAGGTCAAGGTGCGGGTCAGTGCGCTACCGGCCGATGAACGTTTCTACGGCGTGTTTCTGCCCAGCTGGAGCAAGGCGCTGCAAGCCATTCAGCAACTGGCCCAGGCGCGGGTGCCGCTGTCGATGCTGCGTCTGTCCAACGCGGTGGAGACCGAAACCCAGCTGGCGCTGGCCGGCCATCCGCAACAGATCGCCTGGCTGGAAAAGTACCTGAACCTGCGCGGCGCGGGGCAGGGCAAGTGCCTGCTGACCTTCGGCGTGACCGGCAATTGCAAGCAGAACGCGCTGTCCCTGAGTCAGGCCCGTCAGCATCTGAAAGCATTCGGCGGGGTGTTCACCGGTACGCTGCTGGGCAAGAAGTGGGCGCAGAACCGCTTCCGTTTTCCGTATCTGCGGGAGAGCTTGTGGAACGCGGGTTACGTGGTCGACACCCTCGAAACCGCCACCGACTGGAGCAACGTCGACAACCTGCTCAACCGGATCGAAAACAGCCTGCGCGACGCGTTGGCGGCGGAGGGTGAACGAGTGCACGTGTTCACGCATCTGTCCCACGTCTACGGCGAAGGCTCGAGCATCTACACCACCTACGTGTTTCGCCCGGCGGCGGACTATCCCGCGACGCTCGCTCGCTGGAAGGCCCTCAAGCACGCGGCCAGCCAGACCATCGTCGACAACCACGGCACCGTCAGCCACCAGCACGGCGTGGGCAAGGATCACGCGCCGTACCTGTTGCGCGAAAAAGGCGCGCTGGCGATGGACACCTTGCAGGCGCTGAGCCGGCACTTCGACCCGGCCGGGCGCCTGAACCCCGGCACGCTGTTGCAGGAGTGA
- a CDS encoding glycerol-3-phosphate dehydrogenase/oxidase, protein MSADWNAEWRQQILPTLAGETWDLIVIGGGISGAGILREAARRGWRCLLLEQRDFAWGTSSRSSKMVHGGLRYIAKGQWRLTRDSVRERQRLLDEAPGLVEPMSFMMPHYRGGFPGPRVLGGLLSIYDALAGRRDHRFHDAQQLRYLAPGVKENDLLGGTCFIDALTDDARLVMRVLSEARADGAVVLNGVRVEHLLRENGRVCGVQVEDCEAGASLQLRCGVLAVATGAWAERLRPTEAPRQLRPLRGSHLLLPGWRLPVAQAFTFMHEQDRRPVFVFPWEGATVVGTTDLDHRENLDQSASISAEELDYLLAACQQQFPGAEVTAADVLSTWSGVRPVVGSAAGEHQDKPSNETREHVLWQEPGCVTLAGGKLTTFRPQAIEVLKACADMLGRSFEDDAAPVFAAVPPLAIPGLSPGQWRRLAGRHGRDLPRLAQRLAELGHDTVGATDTLWAELVFACEAEMVLHLDDLLLRRTRLGLLLPRGGAEYFPAIRRLCQPRLGWDDERWQQEQQRYQALWQRHHGLPEIAQ, encoded by the coding sequence ATGAGCGCGGACTGGAACGCCGAATGGCGCCAGCAAATCCTGCCAACTTTGGCGGGTGAAACCTGGGACCTGATCGTCATCGGCGGCGGCATCAGCGGCGCCGGCATCCTGCGTGAAGCCGCGCGCCGTGGCTGGCGTTGCCTGCTGCTGGAACAGCGTGATTTTGCCTGGGGCACGTCCAGTCGGTCGTCGAAAATGGTCCATGGCGGTTTGCGCTACATCGCCAAGGGGCAGTGGCGGTTGACCCGGGATTCGGTGCGCGAACGCCAGCGCCTGCTCGACGAAGCGCCGGGGCTGGTGGAGCCGATGAGTTTCATGATGCCGCACTATCGCGGCGGCTTCCCCGGACCCCGTGTGCTGGGTGGTCTGTTGTCGATCTATGACGCATTGGCCGGGCGCCGCGACCATCGTTTCCATGACGCGCAGCAACTGCGTTATCTCGCTCCGGGCGTGAAAGAAAATGACTTGCTGGGCGGCACCTGTTTTATCGATGCACTGACCGATGACGCACGGCTGGTGATGCGCGTGTTGAGCGAAGCACGGGCCGACGGCGCGGTGGTACTCAACGGCGTGCGCGTCGAACATCTGCTGCGGGAAAACGGGCGGGTGTGCGGGGTTCAGGTCGAAGATTGCGAGGCTGGCGCGTCACTGCAATTGCGTTGTGGTGTGCTGGCGGTGGCCACCGGGGCGTGGGCCGAGCGCTTGCGTCCAACTGAGGCGCCACGCCAGTTGCGTCCTTTGCGCGGCAGTCATTTGCTGCTGCCGGGCTGGCGCTTGCCGGTGGCACAGGCCTTTACGTTTATGCACGAGCAGGATCGGCGTCCTGTGTTCGTTTTCCCGTGGGAAGGCGCCACGGTGGTTGGCACCACCGACCTCGATCACCGCGAGAATCTGGACCAGAGTGCGAGCATCAGCGCCGAAGAGCTCGACTATCTTCTGGCAGCCTGCCAACAACAGTTTCCCGGTGCTGAAGTGACAGCGGCCGACGTGCTTTCAACCTGGTCCGGCGTGCGCCCGGTGGTGGGCAGTGCCGCGGGTGAGCATCAAGACAAACCGTCGAACGAAACCCGTGAACATGTGCTGTGGCAGGAGCCGGGTTGCGTCACGTTGGCAGGCGGCAAACTCACGACGTTCCGCCCGCAAGCCATCGAAGTGCTCAAGGCCTGCGCCGACATGCTCGGCCGTTCTTTCGAAGACGATGCCGCGCCGGTATTTGCCGCCGTGCCGCCACTGGCGATCCCCGGTCTCAGCCCCGGCCAGTGGCGACGTCTGGCCGGGCGACATGGCCGAGACCTGCCAAGGCTGGCGCAACGGCTCGCCGAACTGGGCCACGACACCGTCGGCGCCACCGACACCTTGTGGGCAGAACTGGTCTTCGCCTGCGAAGCGGAAATGGTCCTGCATCTGGACGACCTGCTGCTACGCCGAACCCGTCTCGGCCTGTTGCTGCCCCGTGGCGGCGCGGAGTATTTCCCGGCCATTCGCCGACTCTGCCAACCACGACTGGGCTGGGACGACGAACGCTGGCAACAGGAACAGCAACGCTATCAGGCGTTATGGCAACGCCATCACGGCCTGCCGGAAATCGCGCAGTGA
- a CDS encoding FGGY-family carbohydrate kinase — MDNHPNKRYLLAIDNGTQSVRALLFDLQGNLLGKGKVELQAYYSTQPGWAEQDPEYYWAKLGEACQQVWAQTGVDRTQIAGVSLTTQRGTVINVDAQGKPLRPAILWLDQRQSEVEGGIKGPWGWLFKLAGAQATVDYFRAQAEANWIARHQPDVWAATDKFLLLSGFLTHRLCGRFVDSVGCCVGYLPFDFKRLRWAATRDWKWQALAVRPEQLPTLHKPGETLGHISAEASRHTGIPEGVPLIAAGADKACEVLGSGVVDPGTVCLSYGTTATITSTRSRYLEIVPLIPPYPSAVPDQYNCEVMIYRGYWMVSWFKNEFGLREMQQAREQGIEPEQLFDALVEAVPPGSMGLMLQPYWSPGIREPGVEAKGAMIGFGDVHTRAHIYRAILEGLAYALRQGMEKIEKRSKISVTRLRVAGGGSQSDAAMQLTANIFGLPAERPHVYEASGLGAAICCAVGLGLHADFPTAIAAMTRVGAVFQPQPEAQQIYERLYKDVYLRMYRQLKPLYQSIRKITGYPA; from the coding sequence ATGGACAACCACCCGAACAAGCGTTACCTGCTGGCCATCGACAATGGCACCCAGAGCGTGCGCGCGCTGCTCTTCGATTTGCAGGGCAATCTGCTCGGCAAGGGCAAGGTTGAATTGCAGGCCTATTACTCGACCCAACCGGGCTGGGCCGAGCAGGACCCGGAATATTACTGGGCGAAACTGGGCGAAGCCTGCCAGCAGGTGTGGGCGCAAACCGGTGTTGATCGTACGCAGATTGCCGGTGTTTCCCTGACCACTCAGCGCGGCACGGTGATCAATGTCGATGCCCAAGGCAAGCCGCTGCGCCCGGCGATTCTCTGGCTCGATCAACGCCAGAGCGAAGTCGAAGGCGGGATCAAGGGACCGTGGGGCTGGCTGTTCAAACTGGCCGGCGCGCAGGCCACCGTGGATTACTTTCGCGCCCAGGCCGAGGCCAACTGGATCGCCCGCCATCAGCCTGACGTGTGGGCGGCGACCGACAAGTTTCTGTTGCTTTCGGGGTTTCTCACCCATCGCCTGTGCGGACGTTTCGTCGACTCGGTGGGCTGTTGCGTCGGCTACCTGCCGTTCGACTTCAAACGCCTGCGCTGGGCCGCAACCCGTGACTGGAAATGGCAGGCGCTGGCGGTGCGCCCCGAGCAACTGCCGACCTTGCACAAACCCGGTGAAACCCTCGGCCACATCAGCGCCGAAGCCAGTCGCCACACTGGCATTCCCGAGGGCGTTCCGCTGATTGCGGCGGGGGCCGACAAGGCCTGTGAAGTACTCGGTTCCGGCGTCGTCGATCCGGGCACGGTGTGCCTGTCCTACGGCACAACCGCGACGATCACCAGCACCCGTTCGCGCTATCTGGAAATTGTCCCGTTGATTCCGCCGTACCCGTCGGCGGTGCCGGATCAGTACAACTGCGAGGTGATGATTTATCGCGGTTATTGGATGGTCAGCTGGTTCAAGAACGAGTTCGGCCTGCGGGAAATGCAGCAGGCCAGGGAGCAGGGCATCGAGCCCGAGCAACTGTTCGATGCGCTGGTCGAGGCGGTGCCGCCGGGGTCGATGGGATTGATGCTGCAACCCTACTGGTCGCCGGGGATTCGCGAGCCGGGCGTGGAGGCCAAAGGGGCAATGATCGGCTTCGGTGACGTGCACACCCGCGCGCACATTTACCGGGCAATCCTCGAAGGTCTGGCCTACGCGTTGCGCCAGGGCATGGAGAAGATCGAGAAGCGCTCGAAGATCTCCGTCACCCGTTTGCGGGTGGCTGGCGGTGGCTCGCAAAGTGATGCGGCGATGCAGCTCACGGCGAACATTTTCGGCCTGCCGGCGGAGCGTCCGCACGTCTATGAAGCGTCCGGTCTGGGCGCGGCGATTTGCTGCGCGGTGGGGCTGGGGCTGCACGCGGATTTCCCCACGGCGATAGCGGCGATGACCCGGGTTGGCGCGGTGTTTCAGCCGCAACCCGAGGCGCAACAGATCTATGAACGACTGTACAAGGACGTCTATCTGCGCATGTATCGGCAGCTCAAACCGTTGTACCAGAGCATCCGCAAGATCACCGGTTACCCGGCCTGA
- a CDS encoding phospholipase C/P1 nuclease family protein has product MKLISLLLLCAMAPTAWGWSNHTVGSYLALQDLPALHDASPVEVEPLEQFLSEQYPAIVALLDEQERFAREHFKQYPPRPDNLKLPATPSDNLRHDFLTALRINPQIFLAMVIQPLPGKDLPEREHLQADQVMVEQTLSPWNRQRFIRVADHEKVAPLAVLASAADEPDYGHDINLFSDNPGEVAALYGFGPQPFGDARFQYSSQAPFHMGFFHESPVVYAAAGFLERSWPDWRAYQYMGLARLAFASGHSYWGYRFLGWGLHHVQDLTQPYHAKPLPGVELPSLLLLEGKALAGFAEDKQASIERVATRHMEVEKYQSTWLRRVLRAGQPHPMLDAYANAAGGAHYPPYSVDYLREVVSAESVNDSAAFDEAIGQWLETAPVTSDFSAGNQLQRETFEHPQLNQQLLRLLGHFGAHSRIYVRAGLAP; this is encoded by the coding sequence ATGAAGCTGATCTCCCTCCTGCTGCTTTGCGCAATGGCCCCCACGGCGTGGGGCTGGTCGAACCATACGGTGGGCAGCTACCTGGCGTTGCAGGATCTGCCGGCGTTGCACGATGCATCGCCCGTCGAGGTTGAACCGCTGGAGCAGTTTCTCTCCGAGCAATACCCGGCCATCGTCGCGTTGCTCGATGAGCAGGAACGCTTCGCCCGCGAGCATTTCAAGCAGTACCCGCCGCGCCCCGACAACCTCAAATTGCCCGCCACGCCGAGCGACAATCTGCGCCACGACTTCCTCACCGCGTTGCGGATCAATCCGCAGATTTTTCTGGCGATGGTCATCCAGCCGTTGCCGGGTAAAGACCTGCCCGAGCGCGAGCATCTGCAGGCCGATCAGGTGATGGTCGAGCAGACACTTTCGCCGTGGAATCGCCAGCGTTTCATTCGCGTGGCCGATCACGAAAAAGTCGCGCCTCTGGCCGTGCTGGCGAGCGCTGCCGATGAGCCGGATTACGGCCACGACATCAACCTCTTCAGCGACAACCCCGGCGAAGTCGCCGCGTTGTACGGCTTCGGCCCGCAGCCGTTTGGCGATGCGCGTTTTCAGTACAGCTCCCAGGCACCGTTCCACATGGGTTTCTTCCACGAGAGCCCGGTGGTGTACGCGGCCGCCGGATTTCTCGAGCGCAGCTGGCCGGACTGGCGCGCGTATCAGTACATGGGGCTGGCGCGACTGGCGTTTGCCAGTGGTCACTCTTACTGGGGTTATCGCTTCCTCGGCTGGGGCCTGCACCACGTTCAGGACCTGACCCAGCCGTATCACGCCAAGCCGTTGCCCGGCGTCGAACTGCCGAGCCTTCTGTTGCTGGAGGGCAAGGCGCTGGCCGGTTTTGCGGAGGACAAACAGGCGTCCATCGAACGGGTTGCGACCCGCCACATGGAAGTCGAGAAATACCAGTCGACCTGGCTGCGCCGCGTGCTGCGCGCCGGTCAACCGCATCCGATGCTCGACGCTTACGCCAATGCCGCCGGGGGCGCGCATTACCCGCCGTACTCCGTGGACTACCTGCGCGAAGTGGTGAGTGCCGAGTCCGTCAACGACTCCGCCGCCTTCGATGAAGCCATCGGCCAGTGGCTGGAAACGGCGCCGGTCACCAGCGATTTCAGCGCTGGCAATCAGTTGCAGCGCGAAACCTTCGAGCATCCGCAACTCAATCAACAACTGCTCAGACTGCTCGGCCATTTCGGCGCCCACAGCCGGATTTATGTCCGTGCGGGGCTGGCGCCCTGA
- a CDS encoding DUF1302 domain-containing protein, with protein MINTRLRLSGVALPGVGLAGLLQLCAVDAVQAAEFSVLDNQVTGSLDTTLSYGRLWRVQGRDKTNDDVNTNDGNRNFDTGLVSEVYKITSELEANYQNYGMFLRGTAFYDTQLMDKRNDYYHNNSPSQPSQSYPQDDRFTGQTRDIAGSRIEMLDAYVHGTWDVATMPVTARVGRQVFNWGEGIFYRGGVNTTNPVDAAKYRLPGAEVKEVLMPVEAVSFNIGLSDNLTMESFYQTNWKETRIDPVGTFYSQTDLFADGGNTAYNNFSGTALDTPVPGFGNVIGLYSALGNNPLLGPALKSTGLYANGVTPAYGNTLKVASIGKDYNARNDGQFGFAFRYIAEALNSTEFGLYMVNYHAKEPTIAADLGGYNGIDMNALTNMLSSVAGSQAGALANGLATADVMGNIQAHRRYAEDIRMYGFSFNTTLGEASVFGEVAYRPNLPIGVAATNDLIGDLANGAAAAVSGKTINVGGQMVTLDSQINNAERVEAFNTSLGSIYNFGPTLSFDSMFGIFELASEHLRGSSLQYTAYDGSNRYYAGTGNTSYVSGGDRDDQVNRDSYSYTVMFNGTWNDVYAGVNVSPYVVYKDDFKGNSYQAGNTIEGRKAYTLGIKANYQNRFEAELQYTEFYGGGQNNGIRDRDNVGFNLKYFL; from the coding sequence ATGATCAACACTCGATTGCGCCTGTCTGGCGTAGCGCTCCCCGGTGTCGGTTTGGCAGGGCTGCTGCAACTCTGCGCAGTCGATGCGGTGCAGGCCGCCGAGTTCAGCGTGCTGGACAATCAGGTCACCGGCTCGCTCGACACGACTTTGTCCTATGGCCGTTTGTGGCGGGTGCAGGGGCGCGACAAGACCAACGATGACGTCAACACCAACGACGGCAATCGCAACTTCGACACCGGGCTGGTTTCCGAGGTGTACAAGATCACTTCGGAGCTGGAAGCCAACTACCAGAACTACGGAATGTTCCTGCGCGGCACCGCGTTCTACGACACCCAGTTGATGGACAAGCGCAACGACTACTACCACAACAACAGCCCGTCGCAACCGAGCCAGAGTTATCCCCAGGACGACCGTTTCACCGGCCAGACCCGCGACATCGCCGGCAGCCGGATCGAGATGCTCGATGCCTACGTTCATGGCACCTGGGACGTCGCGACCATGCCGGTCACCGCGCGGGTGGGGCGCCAGGTGTTCAACTGGGGCGAAGGGATTTTCTATCGCGGCGGGGTCAACACCACCAACCCGGTGGACGCGGCGAAATATCGCTTGCCGGGTGCCGAGGTCAAGGAAGTGCTGATGCCGGTGGAGGCGGTCAGCTTCAACATCGGCCTGAGCGACAACCTGACGATGGAGAGCTTCTACCAGACCAACTGGAAAGAAACCCGCATCGACCCGGTCGGCACGTTCTACTCGCAGACCGACCTGTTCGCCGACGGTGGCAACACCGCTTACAACAACTTCAGCGGCACCGCGCTCGATACACCAGTGCCAGGGTTCGGAAACGTCATCGGCCTGTACAGCGCACTGGGCAACAATCCATTGCTCGGCCCGGCGCTGAAGTCCACCGGCCTCTACGCCAACGGCGTGACCCCGGCCTACGGCAACACCCTGAAAGTGGCGTCCATCGGCAAGGACTACAACGCGCGCAATGACGGCCAGTTCGGCTTTGCCTTTCGCTACATCGCCGAAGCGCTCAACAGCACCGAGTTCGGCCTGTACATGGTCAACTACCACGCCAAGGAACCGACCATCGCCGCTGACCTTGGCGGTTACAACGGCATCGACATGAATGCCCTGACCAACATGCTCTCCAGCGTCGCCGGCAGTCAGGCCGGGGCCCTCGCCAACGGTCTGGCGACCGCCGATGTGATGGGCAACATCCAGGCCCATCGGCGGTATGCCGAAGACATCCGCATGTACGGTTTCAGCTTCAACACCACGCTGGGCGAGGCCTCGGTGTTCGGTGAAGTGGCCTATCGGCCGAACCTGCCCATCGGTGTCGCGGCCACCAACGATTTGATCGGCGACCTGGCCAACGGCGCGGCCGCAGCAGTGTCCGGCAAGACCATCAACGTCGGCGGGCAAATGGTCACCCTCGACAGCCAGATCAACAACGCCGAGCGGGTCGAAGCGTTCAACACTTCGCTGGGCAGCATCTACAACTTCGGCCCGACGCTGTCGTTCGACTCGATGTTCGGCATCTTCGAACTGGCCTCCGAGCACCTGCGCGGCAGCAGCCTGCAATACACCGCCTACGACGGCAGCAACCGTTACTACGCCGGCACAGGCAACACTTCGTACGTGTCTGGCGGTGATCGCGACGATCAGGTCAACCGCGATTCCTACAGCTACACGGTGATGTTCAACGGCACCTGGAACGACGTGTACGCCGGGGTCAACGTCTCGCCTTACGTCGTCTACAAGGACGACTTCAAGGGCAACAGCTACCAGGCCGGCAACACCATCGAGGGCCGCAAGGCCTACACGCTGGGGATCAAGGCCAACTACCAGAACAGGTTCGAAGCCGAGTTGCAGTACACCGAGTTCTACGGCGGTGGGCAGAACAACGGCATTCGCGACCGCGACAACGTCGGTTTCAACCTCAAGTATTTCCTTTGA
- a CDS encoding DUF1329 domain-containing protein, whose protein sequence is MFHTSRLGKTALALFLSLSAGSALAAISPQQAEQLKTSLTPMGAERAGNAAGTIPAWTGGITQAPAGYKPGQHHPDPYAADKPLFTVTKANLDQYKAHLTPGQIALFTSYPDTFQMPVYPSRRSGSAPQWLYDNTLKNATSAKLLEGGSGFADAYGGVPFPVPKDGVEVLWNHITRYRGIYVVRRASEAPVQRNGSFALVTSQQEGFFNYYRPGGQFADLKNILFYYLAFVKSPARLAGGAALVQETLDQLKDARQAWIYDAGQRRVRRAPNLAYDTPIASSDGLRTADDTDLFNGSPDRFDWKLKGKQEIYIPYNNYKVGSPDVKYAQLLTPGHLNPQYTRYELHRVWVVEGTLKPGSRHIYSKRVLFLDEDSWGAALVDQYDGRGELWRVSMAYLKNFYDLPTTWSALDVFHDLQARRYYVQNLDNEEASTVDFSQPVPEDSYFMPSALRQRGTR, encoded by the coding sequence ATGTTTCACACTTCAAGACTTGGTAAAACCGCTCTTGCGCTATTTTTGAGTTTGTCTGCCGGCAGCGCACTCGCCGCCATCTCGCCCCAGCAGGCCGAACAACTGAAAACCTCGCTGACCCCCATGGGCGCCGAGCGCGCCGGCAACGCGGCCGGCACCATCCCGGCCTGGACCGGCGGCATCACCCAGGCCCCGGCCGGCTACAAACCGGGTCAGCATCACCCCGACCCGTACGCGGCGGACAAACCGCTGTTCACCGTCACCAAGGCCAATCTCGACCAGTACAAAGCGCATCTCACGCCGGGTCAGATCGCCCTGTTCACCAGCTACCCCGACACCTTCCAGATGCCGGTCTACCCCTCGCGCCGATCTGGCTCGGCGCCGCAGTGGCTGTATGACAACACCCTGAAAAATGCGACCTCGGCCAAGCTGCTGGAGGGCGGCAGCGGGTTCGCCGATGCCTATGGCGGCGTGCCGTTTCCGGTGCCCAAGGATGGGGTCGAAGTGCTGTGGAACCACATCACCCGCTATCGCGGCATCTACGTGGTTCGTCGCGCTTCCGAAGCACCGGTGCAGCGCAACGGCAGCTTCGCGTTGGTGACCTCGCAGCAGGAAGGCTTCTTCAACTACTACCGCCCGGGCGGCCAGTTCGCCGACCTGAAAAACATCCTGTTCTACTACCTCGCTTTCGTGAAAAGCCCGGCGCGCCTGGCCGGTGGTGCCGCGCTGGTACAAGAGACATTGGACCAGCTCAAGGACGCCCGCCAGGCCTGGATCTATGACGCCGGCCAACGCCGTGTTCGCCGCGCGCCGAACCTTGCGTACGACACACCGATCGCCTCATCCGATGGCCTGCGCACCGCAGACGACACCGACCTGTTCAACGGCTCCCCCGACCGCTTCGACTGGAAGCTCAAAGGCAAACAGGAAATCTACATCCCCTACAACAACTACAAAGTCGGCAGCCCCGACGTCAAATACGCCCAACTGCTCACCCCCGGCCACCTCAACCCGCAATACACCCGCTACGAGCTGCACCGGGTCTGGGTGGTCGAAGGCACCCTCAAACCAGGGTCGCGGCATATCTATTCCAAACGCGTGCTGTTCCTCGACGAAGACAGCTGGGGTGCCGCCCTCGTGGATCAATACGACGGGCGAGGAGAGCTGTGGCGCGTGTCGATGGCCTACCTGAAAAACTTCTACGACCTGCCCACCACCTGGAGCGCACTCGACGTCTTCCACGACTTGCAGGCCCGTCG